The window AGCGAGACGCTCTGGTTGACGATCCGGAACGTGTCGATCTCCGCGGGCGCGCTGCCACCATCCCTGTGTGGCGACAGCTGTCCGGCCAGAGCGCCGACCAGTGCGAACCGGGCACCGCGGCGCGCGGCGCGGACCGACGCTGCCAGTTGCTCACCGCCGACGGTGTCCAGCAGCACGTCGATGCCCTCCGGCGCGGCGGCGGCCAACTGCGCGTCGAGCGACTGGGATCCCGGCACCAGCACCTCGTCGTAGCCCAGTTCGGCCCGCAGCCGCTCGGCCTTGTCCGGTGAGCGGGTGCTGCCGATGACCCTCGTGGCGCCCAGCAGTCGCGCCAGCGAACCCGCCAGCGACCCCACGGCTCCGGCCGCCCCCGTGATGAACACCGTGTCGCCGGGGCGGACTTCGGCGAGCCGGGTCAGTGCTCCGTACGCGGCCGACCCGGATGACAGGTGGGCCACCGGGTCGGGCAGCGCATCGCCCAGCGGAGCGCAGTCGCCCTCCGCCACCAGCGCGTGCTCGCGCCACCCGAGCAGATGGGTGACCGCGTCCCCCGGCCGCAACGTACTGCCCGCCGGCGTCGCGACGACCTCGCCGACAGCGGGACCGAAGAGCGCGTCACCGACGTTGATACGCGGCAGCGGTACACCGTCGACCTGGCCGCCGATCAGGGTGCGCAGCCCCGGGAACACGAGGAAGTACTGGTTACGGACGAGGACTTGACCCGGACCGGGGGCGGAAAGCGGCTTCTCCACGACCGAGAAGTGCTCGGGCCCGGGCAGCCCCTCTGGAGCGCTGGTCAGCAGGATCTCGCGCGTCGTTGCAGGCAGGACAGTGGCCATGTCGGGGCTCCTGGACAGGTGAGTGTGTGAACGGGGGAATGGGTGGGCGCGGGCGACAGCCGGAGCCGCCTGGCCCGCGGCGCGCAGACGGTAACCCTTGACGTGCGCGTCAAGGGCAAGACAGCCGCGGCCGTCCGGCCCGCTGTCCGATGGTGACTCCCGCCTTCCGGCGTACCCCGTGCCTCCGCCCGCCGCCCGAGCCGCCGCTTCCTGCCGGTGTGTCCGAGCAGGCAGGGGTGCTGAGCGTGCTGAGGCCAACTCCCGGACACGAAGGCTCCATTGACACCCTCGTGAGCCACGTGCTTGCATCCCGGCATGCCGTCGCCGGAGCCTCTCACTCGCCGCCGCGCCGTGGACCTCGTCCGGGTGGCCGCGGCGCTGTGTCGGACGACCTGCTGACCACGGGCCTTTTCGCGCCTCCCATCAACAGCCTCGCTGTGCAGGCGTGTTGTGCTCGGAACTCTGGCCGCTGGGTGCCCGCCCCGGCCCGCGCCTGACCTGCTCCCGCGCTTTCCACCTCTTCTGACGAGGACTCGCCATGCCTACTGCCGCCCCCGCCGGCCACCACGAGGAATCCGCCTACGACCGCCGCAGGCTGCGCCAGTGGCTCGCCGGCGAAGCCAGGGCGGACGGGGTCACCCGCCGTCGGCTGCTCACCCTGCTCGCCGCCACCGCCGCCGGGACAGCGCTGGGTGCCACGCGTCCCGCCCACGCCGCCGACCGGCCGATCGTCAAGACGCTGCCGCCCGAGTGGTTCATCGAGCGTGGCACCAACGCCGAGACCCGTTGGGACGCGCTGCGCGGGACGGGTCTCCACACCCCCAACGAGCGGTTCTTCGTACGCAACCACACCGCCACCCCCGTCCTCCAGGCCGACGATTGGCGGCTGCGGCTGTGGGGGAGCGGACTGCGCGGCGCCCCAGGCGAGGACCGGGCGGTGGAGTTCGGGTACGACGATCTGAGAGCCCTGCCTGCGGTCACCCGTACCGCGTTCGTCGAGTGCGCCGGAAACGGACGCTCCTACTACACGTCCCAGCAGGGCGAGACGGTCACCGGGACCGCGTGGACGCTGGGCGCGATCGGTGTGGCCCGCTGGCGAGGGGTGCGCCTCGCCGACGTGTTGCGCCGGGCCGGGCTGTCCCCGTACGCCGTGGACGTGCAGCCGCGCGGCCTCGACGCCGAGTACGTCAGCGGAGGCGAGAACCTGGGCCGGGTGCGCCGTCCGCTGCCGCTCGCGAAGGCGCTGGACGACGTGCTGCTGGCGTACGAGATGAACGGTGAGCGGCTTCCCCACGATCACGGATATCCCGTGCGGGTGTTGGTGCCCTCATGGATCGGGATCGCTTCGATCAAGTGGGTCGGTGACATCGAGGTGTCCGCGCAGCCGCTCTACTCGCCGTGGAACACCACCTTCTACCGGCTGTTCGGCCCGGCCCACCCGGAGGGCGGCAGCGCGCCCATCACGCGGCAGGTCACAAAGAGCGCCTTCGAGCTGGCGAGCGGTGCCACGTTCGTGGCGGGACAGAGGCACGTACTGCACGGGCGGTCGTGGTCGGGCGCGGGCGCCGTCGCGCGGGTCGACGTCAGCACCGACGCCGGGGCGAGCTGGCGGCCGGCCCGCCTCCACGACAGACCACGCGCCGGTGCCTGGTCCCGTTGGTCGCTCAACTGGAGGCCCGAGGCACCCGGCGCCACCCACCTGCTGGCCCGCGCCACCGACACGTCCGGCCGCACTCAGCCGGTGACCGCCGTGCCGAACACGCAGGGGTACTTGTTCGACGCGGTGGTGCGGCACCCCGTGAGCGTGGTGTGACGACAGGGCGTCACGCCTCAGTCGGGGAGCGAGGACAGAGGTACGGCGAACACTGTCCGTAGGTTCTCCCATTCGGTCAGGGACCAGACCTGGCCCGTGCTCTGCCAGTAGGTCAGGGACTCCGGGTGCTCGGCCCAGCACTGGTAGGTGCCTCCGCAGGTGGCCACGCTGCGGGTCGTGGTCTGTCCCCAGAGGTGTCCGTGTACGCCGGACGAGGCCGAGGCGTGTGCGACGTACCAGATGTTGTTGTGGGCGAGGACTCCCTGCATGTTCCCCACGCCGCTCCGGTAGCCCTGGACGGCCGGGACGAAGGAGCCGGAGGCGGTACTGCTGTTGAGCAGGTAGTCGGTGCCGAAGTTGTAGCGCAGCATGCGGCCCTTGGTCCCGTTGTTGAGGTATTCGGTGGTGACCAGGCTGTTGGGCACGCTGCTGCGGTCGAGCGAGAGCGAACCGACGCAGGGCACGGCCGTGTTCACGTTGCCCGTGCAGGCCCCCGCGTCGTACGAGTACGAGCCGATGGCCGGCATGACGTACTGGTAGCCCCAGGCGGAGTAGCCGCCGTCGACCTTGCCGATCGCGTAGCTGTTCACCGAGGCCTGCAGGATGTGCTGCATGCTGAAGACGTAGATCGCGTTGGTGTGGCCCTGCTGGCCGGATACGAACAGCTTGTCCCCGTACCAGGCCATGCCTCCCGCATGCGCGGCGACCCGGGCGAAGTTCTCGCCGCCGCTGGTCGGGGTTACCAGAAGCACCCAGCGGTACTTGGGGGCCGCGGGGTTGTTGTAGTCGATGAAGGCGACGCGGACGGTGTTGTAGCGGGCGTCGCCGGTTCCGGTGCCGACATAGCTCCACCCCGCCAGGATCAGCCTGTTGGTGCCCCAGGCGCCGTCGTCGTCGGCGTCGCCCGAGCTGGTGATCGACTGGGGGTGCCAGTCCGGGGTCGTCGCGTCGCCGGTGTCCCAGCAGAAGCTGGTGCTCGCGGTGGGAGCGGTCGGCAGGGTGCCCCGCTCGGCTGCGTTGCAGGAGCGCGCCGGGTGGTTTGCGCTCTCCAACACCTCGGTGACGCCCACGTTGTTGAGCTTCGAATCGAGGTTCGCGGTCGTCTCCGGGGTGACCGCGTTCCAACGGAGGCCGTAGCCCGCCCGCTCACTCGCACCGATCGTCTCCAGCGGATCGGTGTAGGCGGTGGCGGCGGCTCCCGCACTGGTGATCGCGCCCGGGGCCAGCGTGGCGGCGACCAGAGTGAGCAGGGCGACCAACGCGAGTCGAATGCTTCTTCGGGAATTCATGGTGGGGCATTGCCCCACGGAGTTGAAACCCATTCCCGGGGCTCCGCCAGGACATGGCAAAGGCGAGGAGAACGCCCTCTCCTCGCCACTATCAACCTATAGCGCACCGGGGGCCTTGCGGCAAGACCCGGGGCGTGCAGCAGAATCTCCGGTCGAAGCCGGAACGGCGGAAATCAGTGAGTCACGAACTGTGTATGCCTTTGTTGGCATACGGGCCCATGAGGCCTTGTTGGATGAGGGGGATTCGATGATTGACGTGATCGTGGTCGGCGGCGGACCGACCGGCTTGATGCTGGCAGGCGAGTTGCGGCTGCACGGCGTGCACGCGGTCGTGCTGGAGAAGGAGACTGAGCCGACCAAGGTCGTCCGCGCGCTCGGACTGCACGCGCGCAGCGTCGAGGTGATGGACCAGCGCGGTCTGCTGGAGAGGTTCCTCGCGCTCGGGAAGCAGTACCCGGTCGGTGGCTTCTTCGCCGGCATCACCAAGCCGTCGCCGGACCGGCTGGACACCGCACATCCGTACGTTCTCGGCATTCCGCAGCCCGTCACCGACCGCCTGCTGACGGAACGCGCCTCCGAACTCGGCGTCGATGTCCGGCGCGGCTGCGAACTGGTCGGGCTGAGCCAGGACGACCAGGGGGTCATCGCCGAGCTGGCAGACGGGACGCAGTTGCGCTCGCGCTACCTCGTCGGCTGCGACGGAGGCCGCAGCACCGTGCGCAAACTGCTAGGCGTCGGCTTCCCCGGGGAGCCCTCCAGGGCCGAGACACTGCTGGGCGAGATGGAGGTGACCGAATCGCCGGAAAGGGTGGCCGCCGTGGTGGCCGAAGTCCGCAAGACCCACCTCCGGTTCGGCGTCGGGCCCTATGGAGACGGGCCGTACCGCGTCGTCGTACCCGCCGAGGGAGTGGCCGAGGACCGTTCGGTCCCGCCGACCCTTGAGGAAGTGAAGCGGCAACTGCGTGTGTACGCCGGCACCGACTTCGGCGTGCACTCACCGCGCTGGCTCTCCCGCTTCGGGGACGGCACCCGGCAGGCCGAGCGATACAGGACCGGCCGGGTCCTGCTGGCCGGCGACGCGGCGCACATCCACCCGCCGCTGGGCGGACAGGGCCTCAACCTCGGCATCCAGGACGCGTTCAACCTCGGCTGGAAACTGGCCGCCCAGGTCAACGGCTGGGCGCCGGAAGGGCTGTTGGACAGCTATCACACCGAACGGCACCCGGTCGCAGCCGATGTGCTGGACAACACCCGCGCGCAGACCGTGCTGATGACCCCCGAGCCGGGTCCCCAGTCGGTGCGCCGGCTCATGTCGGAACTGATGAACTTCGAGGAGGTGAACCGGTATCTGATCGAAAAGGTCATCGCGATCGGGGTCCACTACGACTTCGGCGAGGGGCACGAACTGCTCGGCAGGCGGATGCGGGACGTGGAGCTGAAGCGGGGGCGCCTCTACGAGCTGATGCACGGCGGCCGCGGCCTGCTCCTCGATCAGACCGGCCGGCTGTCGGTGTCCGGGTGGGCGGACCGCGTCGACCATGTCGTCGACGTCAGCGAGGAACTGGATGTGCCCGCAGTGCTGCTCCGGCCGGACGGCCACGTCGCGTGGGCCGGTGACGATCAGCAGGATCTGCGCACCCACTTGCCCAGGTGGTTCGGCGCTGCCACCGGCTGAGCACGCGGTTGTCGCTCGACGCCCGGTGTGACCAGGGCCGTTTCTACGGCACGGATGGCGCCGCCAATACCGACACGGACCAGTCCGGGTCCTGAACCGAATGCGCCCCTGTTCCGATCTCAACTTCGCTGCGAGCATGAGGAGATGGCTGGTCGTCAGCCCAACTGCGGCGTGCGCCATGTGAGGGATGGGAGCGGGGTGTTCCGCTGGGAGGGGGGATGGTGACGACGGAGCCGGCGGCGTGTTCGTGGACTGACGAGGAGACCGTGGCGGCCAACGCCGCCGGGCGGCTGGCCCCGGCGCAACTGCCGTTGCTGACCGGGGCATCGGCCCGGATCATGAGCGCGGTGGGGCGGATCGCCGACGTACCGGGCGCCGAGCCCGAGGTGCGTGCGGCCGGAGTGCGGATCGAAGTACGTGACGACGCTGCGCCGCTTCCGCCTTCCGCGACATACCGGCTGTACTGGCTGGCACCGGCGGAGGGGGTGGAGGGGCGGAGCCTGCTGCTGTCGGCGCAGCCGCTCGACGCGCAGCACCCGGGGGAACAGGCGGATGCCGTCGCCGTCGAGGTGGGACGTGTGCCCGCCGGGGGCCGGTGGCGCCGTCGTTCACTCCTGCTGGCCGGGCTCGGAGCAGCCGCCGTTTCCGCCGCGGGCGTGACCCTGTCGCGACTGTCCTCGCGTCGTGGCTCCCGCGCCGACCCGGGCCGCACCGCCGGGCTGTTCACCCCGGGTCCCTCAGGGGCCGGCCCCGTCGACGCGTCCCTCGCTCCAGTACCCCGATTGACCGCTTACACCGAAGGCATCCGCTATGTAGCGCTGATGATCGATGCCGGTGAGGTCACCACGCTGGCCTTCAGCCCGGACGGGCGGACTCTGGCCGGTGGCATCTCGGACGGCACCATCCGGTTGTGGGCCGCGAAGGACGGACGTCCGACCGCCCTACTGACCGATGCCCGGCGGTTCAGCCCGGTCGAGGTCGCCTTCCACCCGGACGGCACCACCCTGGCCGATGCCCGGGACGCGGTACACCTGTGGAAGGTGGCTTCCAGGCGCATGACAGCCGTCCTGGCCCTCACCCGCAACGTCACCGACGACCACGCATGGTGCGTTGCGTTCAGCCCGGACGGAGCCTTCCTGGCCAGTGGCCACAGCTTCGACTACCTACGGCTGTGGGACGTCGCGAGCCGTTCGAACGTCGGCATACTTCACGGCCACAGCGCATTCGTGTTGGCGGTGGCGTTCAGTCCCGATGGACGGCTGTTGGCCAGCGGCAGCCACGACGCCTCCGTCCGGTTGTGGGACGTCGCGGGCCGTTCGAGTGTGGCCACCCTCACCGGCCACAGCAGCACTGTCCACTCGGTGGCGTTCAGCCCGGACGGCACCACACTGGCCAGCAGCAGCTACGACCGCACTATCCGGCTGTGGGACGTCTCGTCCGCCCGCACGATCGCCGTTCTCAACGGCCACACCAGTGCCGCGACGTCGGTGGCGTTCAGTCCCGACGGACGGATGCTGGCCAGCGGGGGCGCCGGCGCCAGCTCCGCGTTCGGCAACGACTACCCCGACGACCACACCGTTCGGCTCTGGGACGTTGCGAGGCGTACGAACGTCGCCACCCTCACGGGCCACACCGGCGCCGTGCGATCCGTGGTGTTCAGCCCGGACGGCACCACGCTCGCCAGCGGGAGCAACGACGGCACCGTCCGGCTGTGGGAGATCCGCTGACACTGTGACCGGGGGGAGTTGCCTCTCCAGGACATGCTCTACGAGCCTCGCCGAACCCGGACCCCGGCGGAGCTACCGGGGCGTCAACACGGAGAACTCGTTGCCGTCGGGATCGGCCAACTCCACCCAGCCGGCCTCGCCCTGGTCGGCGTCGATTCGTTTCGCCCCGAGGGAGAGCAGACGGTCGACCTCTGCCTGCCGATCACCCTGGACGGGCGGAGCGAGGTCGAAACGCAGCCGGTCCTTGCCTGTCTTCGGTGCGACGGGTGGCCCACCCCATGTGATCTTCGGGCCGCCGTGCGGCGAGCGAATGGCGGTCTCCTGGTCCTGGTCCCAGACCAGCGGCCATCCCAGTGCCTCGCTCCAGAAGTACCCGACCTCCTGCGAACCGTCGCAGGCCAGCGCTCCGATGAATCCGCAGTCGGCCAGGAAGCTGTTGCCCGGCCCGACGACGCAGAACTCGTTGCCTTCGGGGTCGGCGAGCACCA is drawn from Streptomyces liliifuscus and contains these coding sequences:
- a CDS encoding WD40 repeat domain-containing protein, with product MVTTEPAACSWTDEETVAANAAGRLAPAQLPLLTGASARIMSAVGRIADVPGAEPEVRAAGVRIEVRDDAAPLPPSATYRLYWLAPAEGVEGRSLLLSAQPLDAQHPGEQADAVAVEVGRVPAGGRWRRRSLLLAGLGAAAVSAAGVTLSRLSSRRGSRADPGRTAGLFTPGPSGAGPVDASLAPVPRLTAYTEGIRYVALMIDAGEVTTLAFSPDGRTLAGGISDGTIRLWAAKDGRPTALLTDARRFSPVEVAFHPDGTTLADARDAVHLWKVASRRMTAVLALTRNVTDDHAWCVAFSPDGAFLASGHSFDYLRLWDVASRSNVGILHGHSAFVLAVAFSPDGRLLASGSHDASVRLWDVAGRSSVATLTGHSSTVHSVAFSPDGTTLASSSYDRTIRLWDVSSARTIAVLNGHTSAATSVAFSPDGRMLASGGAGASSAFGNDYPDDHTVRLWDVARRTNVATLTGHTGAVRSVVFSPDGTTLASGSNDGTVRLWEIR
- a CDS encoding VOC family protein: MTCQLFAICFGASRPLRLAQFWAGVLGWEMVDDPDDGVTLLPSDDTGFRIRFLPSQEPKVAQNRMHFDLTSTSLEDQRQTVDRALALGGQHIDVGQRPEEGHVVLADPEGNEFCVVGPGNSFLADCGFIGALACDGSQEVGYFWSEALGWPLVWDQDQETAIRSPHGGPKITWGGPPVAPKTGKDRLRFDLAPPVQGDRQAEVDRLLSLGAKRIDADQGEAGWVELADPDGNEFSVLTPR
- a CDS encoding MDR family NADP-dependent oxidoreductase — protein: MATVLPATTREILLTSAPEGLPGPEHFSVVEKPLSAPGPGQVLVRNQYFLVFPGLRTLIGGQVDGVPLPRINVGDALFGPAVGEVVATPAGSTLRPGDAVTHLLGWREHALVAEGDCAPLGDALPDPVAHLSSGSAAYGALTRLAEVRPGDTVFITGAAGAVGSLAGSLARLLGATRVIGSTRSPDKAERLRAELGYDEVLVPGSQSLDAQLAAAAPEGIDVLLDTVGGEQLAASVRAARRGARFALVGALAGQLSPHRDGGSAPAEIDTFRIVNQSVSLRGYSGMDHPEVTEEWTKRFGDWLRSGEITFPYVRVPGMDRAPRALQELFEGRHFGTVVVELPPR
- a CDS encoding putative leader peptide, with the protein product MPSPEPLTRRRAVDLVRVAAALCRTTC
- a CDS encoding sulfite oxidase, producing MPTAAPAGHHEESAYDRRRLRQWLAGEARADGVTRRRLLTLLAATAAGTALGATRPAHAADRPIVKTLPPEWFIERGTNAETRWDALRGTGLHTPNERFFVRNHTATPVLQADDWRLRLWGSGLRGAPGEDRAVEFGYDDLRALPAVTRTAFVECAGNGRSYYTSQQGETVTGTAWTLGAIGVARWRGVRLADVLRRAGLSPYAVDVQPRGLDAEYVSGGENLGRVRRPLPLAKALDDVLLAYEMNGERLPHDHGYPVRVLVPSWIGIASIKWVGDIEVSAQPLYSPWNTTFYRLFGPAHPEGGSAPITRQVTKSAFELASGATFVAGQRHVLHGRSWSGAGAVARVDVSTDAGASWRPARLHDRPRAGAWSRWSLNWRPEAPGATHLLARATDTSGRTQPVTAVPNTQGYLFDAVVRHPVSVV
- the rox gene encoding rifampin monooxygenase is translated as MIDVIVVGGGPTGLMLAGELRLHGVHAVVLEKETEPTKVVRALGLHARSVEVMDQRGLLERFLALGKQYPVGGFFAGITKPSPDRLDTAHPYVLGIPQPVTDRLLTERASELGVDVRRGCELVGLSQDDQGVIAELADGTQLRSRYLVGCDGGRSTVRKLLGVGFPGEPSRAETLLGEMEVTESPERVAAVVAEVRKTHLRFGVGPYGDGPYRVVVPAEGVAEDRSVPPTLEEVKRQLRVYAGTDFGVHSPRWLSRFGDGTRQAERYRTGRVLLAGDAAHIHPPLGGQGLNLGIQDAFNLGWKLAAQVNGWAPEGLLDSYHTERHPVAADVLDNTRAQTVLMTPEPGPQSVRRLMSELMNFEEVNRYLIEKVIAIGVHYDFGEGHELLGRRMRDVELKRGRLYELMHGGRGLLLDQTGRLSVSGWADRVDHVVDVSEELDVPAVLLRPDGHVAWAGDDQQDLRTHLPRWFGAATG